The following DNA comes from Miscanthus floridulus cultivar M001 chromosome 5, ASM1932011v1, whole genome shotgun sequence.
cttcaGGCCCCTCTCCTTCAAGATTCGGAGGGCGATGAGGTGGTCCCGGATCCTCTTCTTGCCCTTCTCTAGGgctccccacttcctccatgagtcTAGGACCACTTTGATGAGGCGCCCTGTGAACTCTGGCAGGGGGCAGCCACGTcattcttgatgtagaaccaatgtgaatgccaccccttattggaggtcgacagacgcattGCCAGGTATTCGTCGACCCGGTTGTTGCGGAGTTGGATGTCGGCCCATCCCATCACCGTgctcagctcctgcttcttcttccgtttcttcaggagggtgatggtgaagaagtactgccataggttgaagtgggaaccgatccctaggaatccctcacacatgGCGATGAACACCATGATGTGCTAGAttccattgggattgaggtgctgcaactccaccttgtagtagtgTAGCAGTCGCTAAAGGAATTTATGAGTGGGGGTGGTGAACTCACGCTCATGAAAGTgagcaaaggacacgacataACCGTCGAGCGGCGACGACACGTCCTCATCAtcgggcagccaccactcctcggcggTGGTCCGCACGCAGAGAAGACCACGACAAATGAGGCCCTTTAGGCGCTGGAGGGTGATATCAGAgtggcaccatggctccattggaagattggggtgggtggatgcgaatTTGACGATGGCTGAGACATGGATGCGGGGGGCTTAGGCGATTGGTGGTGGAGGTtgcagatgcaaaggcaaggaggcaaagtacgaaaccctagaggtgaaccctttggttttataggggcgatggatgcaagGAACCAACTATTCGCCTAGATCTCTGCGCCTGCCATGATCTGCTGCAACATCACGCCGCGGGATATGTGCATGCAATCCTTATCCTTTCTTGTAGGAAAATTGCCAAACATTTCACCTTCCTGGGCGGACCGAGACTCGTTACAAGTAAAAGGAATATAGATCGAAAGCGTATCTATGGcccatctaggcctaggagtcCGACGGTTCGCCCATCAACAGGTCCAATAGACACTCCAAACACCCCTACAAAGGGTAGAAAGAGCTGGGCCCTGCAAACGGCAAGCGCCCAGGTGCACGAGCGCCATGGGCATATCGGCCCATGATTGAGTCTTAGTAAAGCTTACCCTAGCTGAATCCTCGCGAATGGGATGCCGAGACCCCAATCGAACTATCCAGCTAAACAACCATCAAAACTCATGACCACACCCGTGAAGGGTCTGACCTTGGCAAAAGGGGAATCACCATCCCTAGGGCATGCCATGGGCACTAAGAGAAAGCCAAGACCCATAGAGCCCTCCCTTTCAAAAAaactctgaaggagtattctactcctctataggctcaggggctacatccatCGGGTACGCTCGTGGGCACCCGTTGGCAAGTCGAAAAAACCTCCGAAGGAGtgttctactcctccataggctcagagactacacccaccgggtgcgctcgcacgcacccgctggcaagtcaaaaCATCCCTCAgatgattctactcgaatcgcatgggggctcgggggctactatcgaggaccAAAAGTAGGGTACCCAAAGAAGAGGAGTTGATACACATCAATGCTAATTCATCAGAGCGATCAAGAATGCAACTACATTTCCTAGTGGGTCCCACCTCATCCAAACCACCAAGGCTACGAGCTTCATTTCATCCGacgtctaagggctagctccgtaTCGCTCGACGTTTGAGGACAAACTCTGTCTTGCCCagcccccgagggttggctctgcctcacccgatgtctgagggctggttccacctcgcccgacgtccgagggctggctccgccttgcttgACATCTAGagactggctctgcctcgcccgacgtctgagggttggctctgcctcgcccgatgtctgagggctggcttcgcctcgcctgatgtctgagggcaaactctgtctcgtccgacgtctgagggctagctttgccttgttcgacatctaagggctggctttgccttgcccgacgtctgagggtaggctctgccttgcccgatgtctagggaatggctccgcctcacccgacgtctgcacgctgctccttcataactacacatGTAGGTAAGGCAAGGCACTCCAGTTAACCACAATACCTAGGACTATACCCTGcatgcctataggaaagtaccgtcAGAATGTGACAAGACAGacactttaagcccttctaggcatgtcagagcccaaatagtgttgtaggcaccgacatttgttttatagtgttgtgggcgccgtcatttgccctcgggcgcggatcctgacggaagctcacgacaaccactatggtccaggaggaaactcgcatcacctACAGTAACGGATGTGCGGTCTCTGCACTGTCTGCTCCTTGTATGGCCATGGATCAACGCCTTGGTCCGCCGCGCCACCCGTCGGAGCAGGATGGGACGTGATATCTTGCTGATAATGCCAGGACAAGGAATCATCAATGGACAGAAGCCCAGtgtggccctatcaggatcagcgaacatgCACCCGGCGTAGAACTATTCCTGGCACCACCTGCCATGTCAGCAAGGCCCGcaaagaggaaaaggaagacctaacatctttgaaggacctcgTTGGCCTCtagttttcctcttttctcccatctgtaatccctgctctcccttggcctataaaagggaggacAGGGAACCCCACTAAGGGGGAccgatcgattcaacacaccacgcatcacatcacacatagttgAGCAGCGACCAAaactctcagcacccattcgaccttcccatcagagacttgggtcctttccctctctcgcccatttataacccctactatgaactttttggtgctaataacacgagtagcagccGCGAACtgaacatagggacattctgcccgaatcaatataaaccttgtgtctttttagcatacCATCTGGGTCAGAcacgcaataacacaaatttactcattggtgtttgctcgaaacaccgacactctcCAAATGATGCTTTAGAGAGTGAACTTTACAAAGAATCTTGAGAGATGCTCTTAGGAATGTCTCCACCAATTTTTCTCTCCTAAAGTTTCACAGCTGCTCAAGGAGATCTTATTTTTTTAGTGGAGCTCAAGGAGATCTCCTATATGTCTCTCTCTAGGTCACAAGTAGCTGTAACATCGATTAGCCCCGCAAAACCTAGCACATGGCCCAGCCCACCAACGAAGGTACAACAGCCCATAGGAGCCCTGcagttttttttcttattttgttgtttccctttttaattttcttttttaATTCCTCTATTCATGGCCTACAAAGATGAAAGACCATCCCACCCCCACCTCACATACCCTTTCGTTTCTACCCCCATCTTTCTTTTAATACTTGCCATTATTTCATTATGTGTTACAAATTAATTACGTGTCTTTCATCAATTCAAAATGCTTCTCAATATTTTCTTAAAGCCCTGTCTATATGTTCAtcttttcatgtgcacaaaattgtAATTGTAAGCTCATAGTATTGAAATTGTAAATTTAAATGTTGACTAAGCTAAGCATACCAAGACTGACACATGATTCAacattttgtaaaaaaaatccgGGACAACATTTTGAAATATTattcaaattttcaaaataaGGAATAAAAGCACATCTCACATTTTGAGAAGTCCCTTTTTTTTGGGTAGCACACTTTCAGAAAGTCAGCTAAATTCAAGTTTAACTAGTTTTTTAGAAAATGGTATCAACATTTTTGTATCCAAATAGAATTGCTATAAAAAATATATGATGTGATTAATCTAATtctatttatttggtatcatgaaTATTAGcatttttatatatttggtcaaataaaCTTGCGATATGCATTTATTTTGGAACGGATAAAGTATTAGATTTTGTTTTCCTCAAATGCCACTCAACAGCACTTAGTTTGCTGATCCACCGTCCCCCCTCAACACCATCGTCATGTTGCCGGGCGCCACCCCAGCCATAGTTGCCTTGGCTGGCACGAGCGCTTATCAGCTCCCTCTCCCCTTCAACACATGTTTTTTTTAGAGATGGCCAGATGGACGAGTGATTTCTTTTTTATAGCACACATGGAAAACTCTCACTCAAAAAACACATTCAGTAACATGTGGTTCACACGGACACAGGAACACATTCATAGTTTGAACGAACAATGCATTGAGATTTGAACTAATTATTAGTCACCCATCACTACTAAAGAAAGCGATTTTTAGAGACACCTTTTTTTGTTTTAAAGGCATCTCTATCATAAACCACGTCTTGTCGTACAAAACTACCAACCAAAAGCACTGACGTAACAACAATTAAAATAGAGGACGTCTAAAAAAACAATTAAAATAAAGGACCTTAAAATTTTGGTTTAATAAATAAGGGGGAAATCATACTATCGCAAAAGTTAAGAGGTTTAAAATAACTTTTTTTAGGGGAAGGTTTAAAATaacttagtttttttttctctctcttttcatTTAAGTAGCGAAAGACATTCCGGCCCAATAAATGCTCGGACCCAATCTAAAAACATCCGACCCAAATCACAGCCGAGCGGCCGAGCCCAATGCTGGAAAAGCACCACGTCACTGACACGCGGGACTGGCTGCGCAGCCGGAGAGGCGGAGCCTCACGCCCTCGGCGCCCTCCTGGAAAAAGCGAAAACCATATCCACGCCTCGTGGGTCCTGAGCCAATCCAAAACCGCCACGTGCCATATCCGGGGATACCCCTCCCTCTCCCCGTGCCGCCCCTCTCCCTCCAAACGGCACAGCAGCAGCGGCCAACTCCTCTCTGCCAGtgtctcctcgccgccgccgacgacgaccAATCACCGTGCAATTCGAAGCAAGAGAGCCCCACCAGGAGAAGAGATAGTGAGAGCCCGAGGAGGGGCGGCGCCATGGGCCTCTCGGGCGCTATGATCTCCGCGCCGCTCGGCTGCCGTGGGCTGCCGCGCGGGGCGGTCGGCGGAGGTAAGGCGCGGAAGGCGGAGGCGGAGAGGTGGCGGCGGGCGGGCTGGAGCCGACGCGTGGGCGGACCGAAGGTGAGGTGCGTGGCGACCGAGAAGCACGACGAGGCGGCGGCGGTCGGCGTGGAGTTCGCGGACGAGGAGGACTACCGCAAGGGGGGCGGCGGCGAGCTGCTTTACGTGCAAATGCAGGCCACCAAGCCCATGGAAAGCCAGTCCAAGATCGCTTCCAAGGTGATTAGATTCCTAATATTAATTTGCTATGATCATGATTAACACGAACAAAATAAGGCCTCGTTAGTTCCTCACCTAAAGTTACTCCTTATCCCATCGATCGTTGGACacacggagtattaaatatagacaagaAAATAAGTAATTATATattttacgactaatttgcgagataaattttttaaacctaattagttcatgatttgacaacgtggtgctacagtaacacatatgccaataatgaattaattaggcttaataaattcgtcttgtgAATTACtaatggattctgtaatttatttttttattagtatctgaacatcCTATACGATACTCAATATAACACCTAATGTGATACCCAAAACTTTAAGTCCTAAATTTACACAAGGCCTAAATTATAAATTTCTCCCCCTTTCTTACTATTTAGGTATTTATTACAGGATGAAATCCATAGCATCGTGATGCACCTACCGTGTATTTAATTTGACGTACATCAAGCGTTCTGTTTCTCATTTTCTTTCCAACTGCATACCATTCTTTACCATTTGAAAGTACAAACCATAACATTTTTTATGCTACATTGTTATTATTATCCATCAGTAATTGTTGCTTACCTTTTCCGGAGGAAAAACCATAGCCAAGTAGTCCTGCAGCCGATCGTTGTCCGGGCAATCTTCAAAGAGCATAGAAAAATACTGCACATTTCAATATGGAACCACGATCGTTGTCCTGCAGCCGTACTTCACGTGCTTTGGCTACAACTACATGGACGTCCATTGAAAAGAAGGGTGATCGCCTAGTGGTAGGCAGTAGGCACGGTGTTTGTCCTTCTTGGCTAAGACCGTCTCCAACGAGGAGACCTAAACACAAAATCGGTGGCGCACAGTACATTTACGTATCAAAATCACACTCCAACCGAAGACCCATACAAAGAACGCATTTTGGGTCCGACGCCGGCAAGAACGCAAAAAAGCGCCGTCGAGGAGAGACGACGCAAAAATCTTGCGCCTGTGGTGGTgggcgccgccgcgccagggGAGGGGGCGCTCGCCCAGGGCTCCCGCGCCTGTGCCGAGGCCTGGCCGCACCGGAGCGCCAGCGGGCGAGCACCGCGGGGGgctggtggagagagagagagagagagagagagagagagagagagagagagagagagagagagacgcacGGCCGGAGGAGGAGAGGGGCGAGGAGGGGGCTAGCCGCCGCCGAGGCCCAGCCGGGCACGCCGCCACGCTAGATGGGGACGCCGTTGCTTGGATCCGGGGGGCCACCGCCGCGCGCGCCTGGATCTCGTCGGCCGCGGGTCAAGAGCTCGCCGGCGGGGCCTCTGCTCGGCGGAGCTTGTCGCCCAAGCCGCGTAGGTTCGCTCTACTGGCCGCGCCGCGCGCTCGCTGGCCGCCACCGTGCGCTCGCTCGCGGCGCTAGCCCCGCCCTCGCCGGCCGCCACCGCTGCACTCGCTCACTCCGCTGTCCCCGCGCGCGCTCGCTTTGTGGTTGGGAGAGAAGTACAGAACGAAGAACGAGAGGAGAGATTTGGGGTTGCTGCTCGGTGCCTCCGTTGGAGAGATGAAGTTATGGTACGCAACCTTTTTACTATACATTACCTAAAACGTGAAATGCGTCCTGGGTTTGGGTTTCCGTCGTTGGAGTCGGTCTTAGAATGACGTAATTTATCCACGTTTTCCAGAAGAATGGTGCCTATTTGGAAATGTATGTAATTAAAATATTCTGAAATGTATTTCATGAGAAAATGACAGTATCTGACAAAGTGAATATCATACTGCACTGTACTTAGCCGTCGATTTTGACAATTCGAATCAGGAACTGTCATAAAGCGCAATCTACTGTGATTCGTGGGAACAAAGAATGTTCACGTACTTCTCTGGACTATTCTAACAAGTCAAGTCAGTTATACGAACTAGGTGCCAGGACATTGACGACCGTTCTTTTTTTGTGCTCACTAGTTCCTTACATGGTAATGTGGTATGAGTACGACGGTAGCTTGTTACCTGATCACACTGGGTCCCgtttggcttaccccatattcggtttgtttggtttttttttagccggaacagtatttttctgtcacaacaattcaaccggaacagtgtttttttagttagtttcagccaaaattctgtcaGCCGAACGGGGCCCAGTAATGTTGAGTTCTCTGGTTGTACACGCATTGGCATGTCATTTCCAGTCTAATGTCACATAGCTGACTTGCTATAATTTGAGCAGTCAAGTGGAGTACTCTAGGGTCTAGGCACAGTTAATTCCTCAAAAACATGGAATTTTCTATAGGACTGCACAGAACAGCAGAGCTTTCAACTGGAGCCTTTGTGCcattattgtttttttttctgtacCATAAACTATGCACCacactaattttttttttttgaaaatagctTTTTTCTTGCAAGGTGAGGTAACTAATGTTCAAATTTACATGGTATTAGTGTAactgtttttttatatataaagaaGTTGTAACAATATCCCAAAGAAAATTAACTATATGGTCTTATGTTTTGTTTGCAGCTATTGCCCATATTTGATGAAAATACAGTACTTGATTTGGTTATCATTGGTTGTGGTCCTGCTGGTCTTTCTCTAGCTTCAGAGTCAGCTAAGAAAGGTCTCACCGTAGGTCTCATTGGTCCTGACCTTCCATTCACAAATAACTATGGTGTGTGGGAGGATGAGTTTAAAGGTATGCTATTATTTGCGTTATTAAAATGCAGTGTCTGCATGACATCACTGTCATAACTTAACATGATGGTACTTATTTTTCTCGTTTACTGTCCAGATCTTGGTCTAGAGAGTTGTATCGAGCACGTCTGGAAGGATACTATTGTCTACCTAGACAATAACAAGCCCATACTGATTGGCCGTTCTTATGGCAGGGTGCACCGTGACTTGCTCCATGAGGAGCTGCTGAGAAGGTAAATCTTCATGTAGCAATATTGGGATTCAGAAGTATCTTCTCCAAGCATGGTGATATAATATAATTGACAAGTAGCAACACTTAAATAATTCGCAGATGCTATGAAGCTGGCGTGACATACCTGAACTCCAAAGTGGACAAGATCATAGAATCTCCAGATGGACACAGAGTAGTCTGTTGTGATAAGGGTCGTGAGATAATTTGCAGGCTTGCCATTGTTGCTTCGGGGGCAGCATCTGGTAGGCTTCTAGAGTATGAGGTTGGGGGTCCCCGTGTTTGCGTGCAGACTGCATACGGAGTCGAAGTTGAGGTACACAAAAACTGAAGAACATGTtcattttaatttttttgttAAAATTTCTTTCACAAATTAGACAGACCAGTTTGCTCAACAAATTTCTAGATGAAAATTTCAATATATCATTTAGGTACTAGATGTTCGTTATTTCAAAATTGTTTGAAAATTTCAGGTGGAAAATAATCCATATGATCCCAGCTTAATGGTTTTCATGGACTACAGAGATTGTTTCAAAGAGGAATTTTCACACACTGAACAAGAAAATCCCACTTTCCTGTATGCTATGCCCATGTCATCCACACGAGTTTTCTTTGAGGTTGGTACAGAGTTTTTATTACCTCTGTGATTCTGCAACCAACACTTCCCATACTTCGAAGTTTCAAAATTTGAGACAAAATGCCTTATCACAGGAAACATGCTTAGCTTCTAAAGATGCTATGTCATTTGATCTACTTAAGAAGAGGCTGATGTATCGGTTAAATATGATGGGAGTTCGTATCCTGAAAGTTTACGAGGAGGTAAGAAGTTAAGGGTCGACAATTCTGAATTTATCACTCATTTATAGTCtgaaaaataaactgaaaaatgTTCTTGGTTTCAGGAATGGTCCTACATTCCTGTTGGAGGGTCCTTACCAAACACAGATCAGAAAAATCTTGCATTTGGTGCTGCAGCAAGTATGGTGCATCCTGCAACAGGTACAGACAAATCATCAATTTTTCACACACCAGTTTCTTCCTTGCGTATATTGACAACGTTTCGCAAAATCCATAGGGTACTCAGTGGTCAGATCTTTGTCTGAGGCTCCAAGATATGCTTCTGTGATATCCAACATCTTAAGAAACCGAGTTCCTGCAGAATATTTGCTTGGAAATTCTCAAAATTACAGTCCATCAATGCTTGGTAAGCATTCTTCTGGTATTTATTCAACTTGGTTGTACTATTACTCAGCTCCAGGACAAGAACAGTTTTATTGTGTAAAGTCCAGACAAGTTAGCAAAACTTTCTGTGACTAATTGTTATATGATGTTTCAGCATGGAGAACACTATGGCCTCAGGAAAGGAAACGTCAACGATCCTTCTTCCTTTTCGGATTGGCGTTGATAATTCAACTGAATAATGAAGGCATACAAACATTCTTTGAAGCCTTTTTCAGGGTGCCGAAATGGTAGTTGCACTTTTTGCCCTGTTTCAGTCCATTTTCAGAGAAGTTCAGTGTGGTGAAGGTTACTACCTCCATAAAGTTTTGATAACCACAATTTCTCCTTCAACAGGATGTGGCGAGGATTTCTTGGCTCAACTCTTTCATCGGTCGATCTCATACTATTTTCATTCTACATGTTTGCCATAGCTCCAAATCAATTGCGAATGAACCTCGTCAGACATCTCCTCTCTGACCCGACTGGCTCAACTATGATCAAGACCTACCTGACCTTATAAAATCATCTGCACCAGGCTGCAAGAACTCTTAGAGACTGTACAGTTTTGTAGTTGTACATAAGTTAGAGGGGAGGATCTGGGGGTTACTTTTCTTATTCCCGTGTGGTGGCGGATCTAGGGGTCACCAGTTATGGTATAATACACTGGAAATCTTTTATGGTTGATATGGTGATGGGATAGAGAAGGACACCGTGTTGTGCATGATGGAATGGTAGAAGAATAAGAGAGATCAGGTGATGGTCATGGTTCCTGCATTGGCCATTTTTAGGTCTTTTATCCCTTGTTTTTGTTTCCATCTCTGCCTTTGCTGTTTCAAGGCTTCTTACATGTCCAATCAATTACACCCTTATTTTAGGTTGctcaatgccaagtcaaaatgtTCTTTTCCTGTCGAACAATATTTGCAAAAGCAAAAAGGGAAAAAATAATTCGATGTGCAAGAATAGTATGAGGCTGTCCTTGCTCCTGCGCCATGGCATTTAGCCGCAAGATGTTGGGGAAGGAGAAGGCCTGTAGGAGACAAAGGTTTGAGGcaagggagagaaaggaagaaGGGCAGGAGGAGAGGCGGAACAACCCGTCTCCCTCCACCTCTCTGCCTTCTTCTCCTGCGCCGCCATCCTCACATCCGTCGCACCACCCACTGACCGGCCGGCGGCATCCTTCTCGATCGGCTTATTTCCATACCATCACCGCTGGACGGTGGCGCGATGCAAGGAGGCCCACTGAGCCCGGATGAGTACCGGGTGGCGTCGCCGCCGGCGCTGCTGCACCAGCCG
Coding sequences within:
- the LOC136450070 gene encoding lycopene epsilon cyclase, chloroplastic-like, with the protein product MGLSGAMISAPLGCRGLPRGAVGGGKARKAEAERWRRAGWSRRVGGPKVRCVATEKHDEAAAVGVEFADEEDYRKGGGGELLYVQMQATKPMESQSKIASKLLPIFDENTVLDLVIIGCGPAGLSLASESAKKGLTVGLIGPDLPFTNNYGVWEDEFKDLGLESCIEHVWKDTIVYLDNNKPILIGRSYGRVHRDLLHEELLRRCYEAGVTYLNSKVDKIIESPDGHRVVCCDKGREIICRLAIVASGAASGRLLEYEVGGPRVCVQTAYGVEVEVENNPYDPSLMVFMDYRDCFKEEFSHTEQENPTFLYAMPMSSTRVFFEETCLASKDAMSFDLLKKRLMYRLNMMGVRILKVYEEEWSYIPVGGSLPNTDQKNLAFGAAASMVHPATGYSVVRSLSEAPRYASVISNILRNRVPAEYLLGNSQNYSPSMLAWRTLWPQERKRQRSFFLFGLALIIQLNNEGIQTFFEAFFRVPKWMWRGFLGSTLSSVDLILFSFYMFAIAPNQLRMNLVRHLLSDPTGSTMIKTYLTL